CGAACAGGGTGCGGGTGCGGCGGAAGGCGAGCAGGAGGACCCCAGGTTCACCGCCGCCGAACAGGCGCTGGAACGCGGGGAGTACGCCGCGGCCGAACAGGCCTACCAGCGGATCCTCGACGCGGAGCCGGACAATGAGCAGGCCAAGGCCGCGTTGGCCCAGGTCCGATTCACCGCCCGGGCCGAGAACGCGGACCCCGGCGCGATCGAGCGGGCCGAGTCGGCACCCGACGATGTGGACACCCAGCTCGCCGCCGCCGACGCCGAACTGGCGCAGCAGCGCGTGGAGGAGGCCTTCAACCGGCTGATCGGTACGGTCCGGCGCACCTCCGGCGAGGACCGCGACCGCGTCCGCGAGGAGCTGCTGGAGATGTTCGGCCTCTTCCCGGAAGGTGACCAGCGGGTCGCCAAGGCGCGGCGCGCACTGGCCAGCGCACTGTTCTGAGCCGGCCGCACCACCACACCGGACCTTCGCATCGGTGGACCTTCGCACCGGTCACCCGGCGAGTCGATTGCCTCACCGGGTGACCGGTACGCGCCAGTGGGAGAGTCGCGGGCGCGGTCAGTTACCGTACTCGGACGCGCACGGACTCATGCCCTGCTGGAATCCGATGCGGAACGCTTCGATCCGGGCGAAGCCCGCTGGTACCTGGCTGCCCGTCACGTCCGCGGCTATCAGGCTGTCGTTCCCGAGCAGGGCCGCCACCCCCTCGTCCACGTCCCCCGGGGCGATCCGCAACTTGCCGACCGGATTGCGTCGTCCGATCGGGTCCTCCACGAGCAGGCCGCTCCACGCGCCCACCAGGCACGCCGTGCGCAGGCCCGCCGCGTCACCGCGAAGTGACAGCCCGGCCGCCTGCTGCACGGCCAGCACGTAACGGGAGGCCAGCTGTGCGTAGGCGGCGAAGTCCCCGTAGCCCGAGGGTTTCTCCCCGCTCGTGGGCGGTTCGGCCAGTTCCCGAAGTCCGGCCATGTCGACCGAGACGGTGTTGGTCTCCGCGCAGTAGGAGACGGGTTCGGTGCCCTCCGCTCCGGGACAGGAACGCGAGTCGATGCTGATGGTCGGCGGTGCCACCCCGGTGTCGGCGAAGACCTTCCGGAGGCTGCGCGAGACGAGGAGGATGTTGTCCGCTTCCACCGGCAGGTCGGACTCCTGCTTCTCCTTCCAGAAGTGGAACTGGGTGGTGCGCCGCGTCACCGACTTCTCGGTCATCTCGGCGCACCGACCGGGACCGTCGCTGAACCCGTACTGGAACGCCGAGACCCGGTCGAACGCGGTGCCGTGCGCCCTCGGGTCGGTGAACCCGGTCCGGCCGGGTGCGTCGCGGATGTAGCTGAGCACCCCCAGAACCGTGTTGAGACCGTTTCCCGTGGACACGCGGATGTGCGGCGCGGACCCCTCTGCGGCGTGCCGGAAGAACGCGCCCGCGAAGCAGTCCGCCTGCTGCTCCGCGACCAGCGTCGACGTGTCGGCGTCGACGAGGCCCGCCCGGTGCTGCACCGCGTGGCCGATCTCGTGCGCCAGCACCGTGACCGGTGCGATCGGACCGAAGGTGTTCCGCAGCTTCGGCAGCAGCTCGCCCCGGTCCCACGCGATCGTGTCGCTTCCCGGGCAGTAGAAGGCGTTCACCATCCCGGTCAGTCGCTGTCCGCAGACCTCCCTGCCGGTGCTGCGGGAGTCGTAGGAGACCAGTCGCCCGATCGGGCGGAACGCGGAACCGTCGAAGGTCTCCGGGTAGGCCGTGTTCCAGTACTCGTGCACGTCGACGACCGTGTCGGCGGCCAGGG
The nucleotide sequence above comes from Actinopolyspora erythraea. Encoded proteins:
- a CDS encoding neutral zinc metallopeptidase is translated as MGRSSTMRRLLAGSAAAMALCVGVTGCSRPIDGIPTANGAPEADTVAGLPASDGPSGRKPDAPEADLRVVGGTGGEIDTLAADTVVDVHEYWNTAYPETFDGSAFRPIGRLVSYDSRSTGREVCGQRLTGMVNAFYCPGSDTIAWDRGELLPKLRNTFGPIAPVTVLAHEIGHAVQHRAGLVDADTSTLVAEQQADCFAGAFFRHAAEGSAPHIRVSTGNGLNTVLGVLSYIRDAPGRTGFTDPRAHGTAFDRVSAFQYGFSDGPGRCAEMTEKSVTRRTTQFHFWKEKQESDLPVEADNILLVSRSLRKVFADTGVAPPTISIDSRSCPGAEGTEPVSYCAETNTVSVDMAGLRELAEPPTSGEKPSGYGDFAAYAQLASRYVLAVQQAAGLSLRGDAAGLRTACLVGAWSGLLVEDPIGRRNPVGKLRIAPGDVDEGVAALLGNDSLIAADVTGSQVPAGFARIEAFRIGFQQGMSPCASEYGN